In the Paenibacillus sp. FSL H7-0357 genome, one interval contains:
- a CDS encoding non-ribosomal peptide synthetase encodes MAEQVALSSLSPEQKQWFRLQMRERGIPVLQIPLEKQTRDGNGLPLSYSQERLWLMEQLSGTASSYHLHQAIRITGTLKKGHLEASLRLLAAGHESFRTSFTATEGKPQQHIAADSVIPLLQVKVTGATEAERLRQVEQAAQPLLTQPFDLGRPPLLRAGLYELAEDDHMLVFVIHHIVADGWSLRLLTEEWVQLYNVLCKGQSLPHNQREYDYADYACWQREWMQAEMLTEGLHYWKEQLQGADPFYTIPSHRPRPRLLTSGGDSCTLRIEAEELEALRVLARSAGASLFMTVLAAFNVLLYRYTGRGDVVVGTPTAGRCREETEEMLGCFVNNVMLRTDIREAGSFTEVLQLTMQTVLGALKAQEIPFEHVLDALNPPRDMAYSPLFQLFFIFQQGGMSLDQLDGAVCTPQKWTQPSAKFDITLEVIEHLHHLDVMLEYNTDLYDKRIAEGLLANYVWMLGNLPAKTQQTLPQLPLISPFEEAELHKAGIGPGVVYPERSTLYSLVERQAAANPSAVAIVCGPRSYTYAELYGAAERLAAYLQCSVGAGPGHRVGICARPSFELAAGILGILISGSAYVPLDPVFPEQRLQYIAGHAELDCILVDHPAEAERFGDHRCCDISPGSPCWQTNRALSDSKASERPHHAYMIYTSGSTGQPKGVAVTHRNAVHFLYAMQDLLHMTSEDSLLSVTTCSFDIFLLELFLPLSAGATLIFPQEGSSSDPGLLMENMNRYKPTFMQATPVLWRLLLAEGWKGSEHMTVLCGGEELKPELAAQLLHRGKAVWNLYGPTETAVWSLAHKLTPDDLLHKVPIGRPIGRTTCLILDEALALVPFGAEGTLYIGGDGVTDGYHRQPELTAQKFIMNPLDQAGGRLFNTGDRVRLLPGGEMVYLGRKDQQLKLRGFRIEPSEIEQQLNLQPEIAASAVVACDDGQGEQLLAAYWVPAPLASGKETIPDEADWKETLREVLPSYMIPARFVKLAVLPLTPNRKVDRQFLSRLPLDKAVLTRSYTAPRSTTEIRLAEVWGEVLNLTSVGIHDHFFDLGGNSLLAVKLLTEIRSRMQVELTLRELLIASTIANMATELDDAAVAPLSETGSSARVGLPEFTVSPQEAFEPFPLTEVQMAYWSGRRTGSAATHVYQEMEFAGLDLERFEQCFQTLIKRHPMLRAMVLPDGMQQILEEVPPYPVRMADASGCSEAERVSRLDDIRQVMSQTIHTGSWPMFAIEATRLPEGLTRLHISFDLMIADALSFRIILEELAALYAGTAQLPPLEATFRDYVLSLLSVTSADRYRMAQTYWQERLPRLPAGPHLPVAVSQGLKRQEFKRWKAVLPASLWSKLSAAARKRGLTSSALLLACYAEVLALYAKQPHFLLNLTLFNRLPLHPQMEHLVGDFTTISLLEVDYREPLPFGSRAGQLQKRLWTDLDHRLYSGIRVTEQLMAHSILSEPVPVVFTSLLDLSDREGTTAGFDQIFQRRNESETEARSLSETPQVWLDHQVAERDGELHYNWDAALSKFPPGVLDEMFAIYGSLLRRLAEEEEAWEQALPLADSGSAGFAHRLRLAEIDTRHRHKQETQDIALHHGFQRMARTQPNAPALIVGGYTFSYGELNRKANAIAHQLVAYGIQPETLVAVVMEKGWEQVAAVLGILKAGAAYLPVDAGLPAYRIGELLELGQVQVVLVQSSVPVGDWTTTGIKTLEVSENTGNEETPEYGGNADGIGEQLAYVLFTSGSTGTPKGVMISHIAAVNTLTDIHRSQGLNPQDLVLGLSSLSFDLSVFDIFGCLAAGGTLVLPEPQRLRDPAHWLELMQKHRVTVWNSVPAFMNMLLIYAASEVRLDSLRLCLLSGDWIPSTLPGAIRRLSTQAEVIALGGATEAAIWSIQFPVHTVDPAWTNIPYGLSMSGQRVYVLNARMEECPVSVPGELYIGGLGVASGYWRDELRSAERFVMSPITGERLYRTGDWGRYGSDGVIEFLGRDDLQVKISGYRIELSEIESILKTCPGVQEATVLAEGEEDARRLRAFVVLGSERQPMPDPAVLRSHLRSRLPGYMVPYSISILEEFPLTPNGKTDRKALLAILPETFEPAAGPAQSVLEEGIISIWKELLNRPHIGRDEHFFDLGGNSLKLVQMQLKLQGMLNREIPIIELFRHTSVAALVEFFGSASVDKSPTGMEQKAADRADRRFQARQTRRR; translated from the coding sequence ATGGCCGAACAAGTAGCCTTATCCTCATTGTCGCCTGAGCAAAAACAATGGTTCCGGCTGCAAATGCGTGAACGGGGCATTCCCGTGCTGCAAATTCCATTGGAAAAACAAACACGCGATGGCAATGGATTACCGTTGTCCTACAGCCAGGAGCGTTTATGGCTGATGGAGCAGCTAAGCGGCACCGCCTCCAGTTATCATCTGCATCAGGCAATCCGAATTACCGGTACTCTTAAGAAGGGGCATTTGGAAGCCAGCCTGCGCCTGCTGGCGGCCGGTCACGAGAGCTTCCGGACCTCATTCACCGCCACAGAGGGGAAGCCGCAGCAGCACATCGCCGCCGACAGCGTCATTCCGCTGCTGCAGGTCAAGGTCACAGGGGCAACAGAAGCGGAGCGGCTGCGCCAGGTCGAACAAGCGGCTCAGCCGCTGCTTACGCAGCCGTTTGATCTCGGCAGGCCGCCATTGCTGCGCGCCGGATTGTACGAGCTGGCAGAGGATGACCACATGCTTGTGTTCGTCATTCATCATATTGTTGCCGATGGCTGGTCGCTTAGATTGCTTACAGAAGAATGGGTGCAGCTCTATAACGTATTATGCAAAGGTCAGAGCCTACCGCATAATCAGCGTGAATACGACTATGCCGATTATGCCTGCTGGCAGAGAGAATGGATGCAGGCAGAGATGCTGACGGAAGGTCTGCATTACTGGAAGGAGCAACTGCAGGGCGCAGATCCTTTCTATACAATTCCTTCACACCGCCCGCGCCCGCGCTTGCTGACCTCGGGCGGAGATAGCTGCACGCTGCGGATCGAAGCGGAAGAGCTTGAAGCGCTCAGAGTTCTCGCAAGGTCTGCAGGCGCCTCGCTCTTTATGACTGTACTGGCTGCCTTCAACGTGCTGCTGTACAGATATACCGGCAGGGGAGATGTTGTGGTCGGCACTCCGACGGCAGGAAGATGCCGGGAAGAAACCGAAGAGATGCTGGGCTGCTTCGTGAACAATGTGATGTTAAGAACGGATATCCGCGAAGCGGGCAGCTTCACAGAGGTCCTGCAACTGACCATGCAGACAGTGCTTGGAGCCCTGAAAGCTCAGGAAATCCCGTTCGAGCATGTACTGGATGCATTGAATCCGCCCCGGGACATGGCATATTCGCCTTTATTCCAGCTATTTTTTATCTTTCAGCAAGGCGGCATGTCATTGGATCAACTGGACGGTGCTGTCTGCACGCCGCAGAAGTGGACTCAGCCGTCTGCTAAATTCGATATCACACTGGAAGTTATCGAACATCTCCACCATTTGGATGTAATGCTGGAATACAACACCGATCTCTATGACAAAAGAATAGCAGAAGGTCTGCTCGCCAACTATGTCTGGATGCTTGGGAATTTGCCGGCGAAAACGCAGCAGACGCTCCCGCAGCTTCCATTGATTTCCCCGTTTGAAGAAGCGGAGCTGCATAAGGCAGGCATCGGCCCGGGTGTTGTTTACCCGGAGCGATCGACACTGTATTCACTGGTGGAGCGGCAAGCCGCAGCCAATCCGTCAGCCGTGGCAATTGTATGCGGCCCTCGTTCCTATACTTATGCCGAATTGTATGGGGCGGCAGAGCGGTTAGCAGCCTATTTGCAGTGCTCAGTCGGCGCAGGGCCGGGCCACCGCGTTGGCATCTGTGCCCGTCCTTCGTTCGAGCTGGCGGCAGGCATCCTGGGCATTCTGATCAGCGGCAGCGCTTATGTTCCGCTCGACCCGGTCTTTCCAGAGCAGCGGCTGCAATACATCGCGGGCCACGCCGAACTGGACTGCATTCTGGTAGATCATCCTGCGGAAGCCGAGCGGTTCGGCGACCATCGCTGCTGCGACATCAGCCCAGGCAGCCCATGTTGGCAGACTAATCGTGCTCTGTCTGACTCCAAGGCATCTGAAAGACCTCATCACGCTTATATGATTTATACCTCCGGGAGTACAGGCCAGCCCAAAGGGGTAGCCGTGACTCACCGGAATGCGGTCCATTTCCTATATGCCATGCAGGATCTGCTGCATATGACATCCGAGGATTCGCTGTTGTCTGTGACGACATGCTCGTTTGATATTTTCTTGCTCGAACTGTTTTTGCCATTATCCGCAGGGGCAACGCTGATCTTCCCACAGGAGGGAAGCAGCAGCGATCCAGGACTGCTTATGGAGAATATGAATCGTTATAAGCCGACCTTTATGCAGGCAACACCGGTATTGTGGCGGCTGCTGCTGGCAGAGGGCTGGAAGGGTTCGGAACACATGACTGTACTCTGCGGTGGTGAGGAACTGAAGCCGGAGCTTGCTGCACAATTGTTGCACCGGGGTAAAGCGGTATGGAACCTGTACGGTCCCACCGAAACGGCGGTATGGTCTCTGGCCCACAAGCTTACGCCGGATGACCTCCTTCACAAAGTCCCGATTGGCAGACCGATCGGACGTACAACCTGCTTGATCCTGGATGAAGCGCTGGCTCTTGTGCCATTCGGAGCCGAAGGCACACTGTACATCGGAGGTGACGGCGTAACGGACGGCTATCACCGTCAGCCGGAGCTGACCGCGCAGAAGTTCATCATGAACCCGCTGGACCAGGCGGGAGGGCGGCTATTCAATACGGGGGACCGGGTCCGGCTGCTGCCTGGAGGAGAAATGGTCTATCTCGGCCGTAAAGACCAGCAGCTCAAGCTGCGGGGCTTCCGTATCGAGCCTTCTGAGATTGAACAGCAGTTGAACCTTCAGCCAGAGATTGCGGCAAGCGCCGTAGTCGCTTGCGACGACGGACAGGGAGAACAACTGTTGGCTGCGTATTGGGTGCCGGCCCCTTTAGCCTCTGGCAAGGAGACCATTCCTGACGAGGCAGACTGGAAGGAAACACTCCGTGAGGTACTTCCCAGTTATATGATCCCGGCACGTTTTGTTAAGCTTGCTGTGCTGCCTTTGACACCAAACCGCAAGGTAGACCGGCAATTCCTTTCACGGCTGCCGCTGGACAAGGCGGTATTAACCCGCAGTTACACAGCGCCGCGAAGCACAACTGAGATCCGGCTCGCCGAGGTATGGGGAGAGGTGCTGAACCTGACCAGCGTCGGAATACATGATCATTTTTTTGATTTGGGCGGTAATTCTTTGTTGGCTGTCAAGCTGCTGACTGAAATCCGCTCCAGGATGCAGGTGGAGCTGACGCTCCGGGAGCTGCTTATCGCCTCCACCATTGCCAACATGGCAACTGAACTGGATGACGCTGCGGTGGCACCTTTGTCAGAGACGGGAAGCTCAGCCAGAGTGGGCTTACCCGAATTTACAGTGTCGCCGCAAGAAGCCTTTGAACCTTTTCCTTTGACCGAAGTACAGATGGCCTATTGGAGCGGAAGACGGACAGGCAGCGCCGCCACTCATGTCTATCAGGAGATGGAGTTTGCGGGTCTTGATCTTGAACGTTTCGAACAGTGCTTCCAGACGCTCATTAAGCGGCATCCTATGCTGCGGGCAATGGTCTTGCCGGACGGCATGCAGCAGATTCTGGAAGAGGTCCCGCCTTACCCGGTGAGAATGGCAGACGCAAGCGGCTGCTCCGAAGCGGAGCGCGTCTCACGGCTGGACGACATCCGTCAAGTGATGTCGCAGACCATTCATACCGGCAGTTGGCCGATGTTCGCCATTGAAGCGACCCGGCTGCCCGAAGGACTGACCCGGCTGCATATCAGCTTTGACCTTATGATCGCCGATGCACTGAGTTTTCGGATTATTCTGGAGGAACTGGCTGCGCTGTATGCCGGAACAGCCCAATTGCCACCACTGGAAGCAACTTTCCGTGATTATGTGCTGTCCTTGCTGTCCGTAACCTCTGCAGACCGTTATAGAATGGCGCAGACCTATTGGCAAGAGCGGCTACCCCGCCTCCCGGCCGGTCCGCATTTGCCTGTTGCGGTTTCTCAAGGCTTGAAGCGGCAGGAATTTAAGCGCTGGAAGGCCGTTCTGCCGGCCAGTCTCTGGTCGAAGCTGTCAGCGGCGGCACGCAAACGGGGGTTAACTTCCTCCGCATTGCTGCTCGCCTGTTATGCGGAAGTACTTGCGCTGTATGCAAAGCAGCCGCATTTCCTGTTGAATCTAACGCTGTTTAACCGTCTCCCTCTGCATCCGCAAATGGAACATTTGGTTGGCGATTTCACAACCATCAGTCTGCTGGAGGTCGATTACCGTGAACCTCTTCCTTTTGGCAGCAGGGCTGGGCAGCTCCAGAAACGTCTGTGGACTGATCTCGATCACCGCCTTTACAGTGGCATCCGTGTGACAGAACAGCTTATGGCCCACAGCATTCTGAGTGAACCGGTTCCGGTGGTGTTCACAAGCCTGCTGGACTTGTCTGACAGGGAGGGGACGACAGCCGGATTTGATCAGATCTTCCAGCGGAGGAATGAATCCGAGACGGAAGCACGCAGTCTGTCGGAGACACCTCAGGTATGGCTGGATCACCAGGTAGCTGAACGGGACGGCGAGCTTCACTACAATTGGGACGCGGCCCTGAGCAAGTTCCCGCCGGGAGTGCTGGATGAGATGTTTGCCATCTATGGAAGCTTGCTGCGCCGATTGGCAGAAGAAGAAGAGGCCTGGGAGCAGGCCCTGCCGCTGGCCGATTCGGGTTCAGCCGGATTCGCACACCGCCTGAGACTGGCGGAAATTGACACACGGCACCGACACAAACAGGAGACGCAGGACATTGCCCTGCATCATGGCTTTCAGCGGATGGCCCGCACTCAGCCCAATGCTCCGGCCCTGATTGTGGGCGGATATACGTTCTCTTACGGAGAGTTGAACCGCAAAGCCAATGCTATAGCGCATCAGTTGGTGGCGTATGGCATACAGCCGGAGACATTAGTTGCCGTAGTGATGGAAAAAGGCTGGGAGCAGGTAGCGGCGGTTCTAGGGATCTTAAAGGCCGGAGCGGCCTACCTGCCGGTAGATGCAGGTCTGCCTGCCTACCGCATTGGAGAGCTGCTGGAGCTCGGACAGGTTCAAGTGGTACTGGTCCAGTCCTCTGTCCCTGTAGGTGATTGGACCACTACCGGTATTAAGACCCTAGAGGTCAGCGAAAATACCGGAAACGAAGAGACGCCGGAATATGGAGGCAATGCAGACGGAATAGGCGAGCAACTGGCCTACGTTTTATTCACTTCCGGCAGTACAGGAACGCCTAAAGGGGTGATGATCAGCCATATAGCCGCGGTTAATACGTTGACCGATATTCACCGCAGCCAGGGGCTGAACCCGCAGGATCTCGTGCTTGGCCTTTCTTCGCTAAGCTTCGATTTGTCCGTATTCGACATCTTCGGCTGCTTGGCGGCAGGAGGCACACTTGTGCTGCCAGAGCCGCAGCGGCTGCGCGATCCAGCACACTGGCTGGAGCTAATGCAGAAGCACCGGGTTACGGTCTGGAACAGCGTTCCCGCCTTCATGAACATGCTATTGATCTATGCCGCATCTGAGGTACGGCTGGACTCCCTCAGACTGTGCCTGCTGAGCGGAGACTGGATTCCTTCTACTCTTCCGGGAGCTATTCGCCGCCTAAGTACTCAGGCCGAGGTTATTGCGCTTGGCGGGGCAACCGAAGCAGCGATCTGGTCGATTCAGTTCCCGGTTCACACTGTCGATCCGGCTTGGACCAACATTCCCTATGGTCTATCCATGTCCGGCCAGCGTGTATATGTGCTGAATGCACGGATGGAAGAATGTCCAGTATCGGTGCCGGGAGAGTTATATATTGGCGGTCTGGGTGTTGCCAGCGGCTACTGGCGGGATGAGCTCCGCTCTGCTGAACGCTTTGTCATGTCGCCTATCACCGGAGAACGCCTCTACCGGACGGGGGATTGGGGCCGCTATGGATCAGACGGGGTCATTGAATTCCTTGGACGCGACGACCTCCAGGTCAAAATCAGCGGCTACCGCATTGAGTTAAGCGAAATCGAAAGCATCCTGAAGACCTGTCCCGGCGTTCAAGAGGCTACTGTGCTTGCTGAAGGAGAGGAGGACGCGAGACGTCTGCGCGCTTTTGTGGTTCTCGGTTCGGAACGGCAACCCATGCCGGACCCGGCTGTACTGCGTTCCCATCTGCGCTCCCGGCTTCCAGGCTATATGGTTCCTTACAGCATAAGCATTCTCGAAGAATTCCCTTTGACTCCCAACGGCAAAACTGACCGCAAAGCACTCCTGGCCATTCTGCCTGAGACGTTTGAACCCGCAGCGGGACCGGCGCAATCCGTATTGGAAGAAGGTATTATCTCCATTTGGAAGGAACTGCTGAACCGTCCGCATATCGGCAGGGATGAGCATTTTTTCGACCTTGGCGGGAATTCGCTCAAGCTGGTTCAAATGCAATTGAAGCTGCAGGGGATGCTGAACCGCGAGATTCCTATCATCGAACTGTTCAGGCATACCTCCGTCGCAGCGCTGGTTGAATTTTTCGGAAGTGCTTCAGTGGACAAGTCCCCTACAGGTATGGAGCAAAAAGCGGCGGACCGTGCGGACAGACGGTTTCAAGCAAGACAGACGCGCCGCAGATGA
- a CDS encoding type I polyketide synthase, whose amino-acid sequence MSHPEYPYNGNEIAVIGMAGRFPQSENLEAFWRNLTEGKECISHYSSRELEEAGIDPGILSQPNYVRAKGEIGQLDAFDAAFFGINPKDAELMDPQHRMMLECAWEALEHAGYQSSECGGSVGVFAGKSMSSYLFLNLYPHIQKMLATGNLQAAIGNDKDSMATTISYRLNLKGPSMAVQSSSSTSLVSVCMAAQSLLTYQCDMALAGGITVGPPERAGYLFEPGGIMSADGHCRAFDENSSGFVPGNGYGLVVLKRLDEAIRDKDHIWSVIKGFAVNNDGADKISYTAPSVGAQSEVIASAQALAEVHPQTIGYVEAHGTGTRMGDPIEIEALTQAFRLGTNQRGYCPIGSVKTNIGHLDSAAGIAGFIKATLMLHHKQIPPTLNYERPNPAIDFDGSPFYVNTGLTDWPEQAYPRRAGVNSLGMGGTNAHVVLEEGPRMYSAPAAPGWHILPVSAKSETSLAGNLSRLQHYLREETQTKLADVAYTLSVGRQAFGIRAAVVCSTQEEAVLAMEAADPQAVYQGESPSRNRPVVFMFTGQGSQYMGMAAGLYAAEPVFREYYDRCAVQIQSLTGMDIKLLMQSVNNHPQILDVNETALTQPLLFAVEYAMTQLLISRGLRPQAMIGHSLGEYAAAAIAGVFRLEDAVMLVCRRAEWMSRTERGAMLAVGLSREAVNGYLQERITLAAVNSPSLCVLSGEEAAIAGLEQRLTEEGVFNKKLSTSHAFHSPLMQPMAAAYRELLMQVELKEPSVPIMSCLTGTWLKAEEAIDPEYWTRHILDPVVFMDGLGALLREGNRLFVELGPGSTLCGLGRQNPAAAEDSVWVPALRSVHGQDEDTRVLAQAIANLWVCGADLDWGLYFGNETCRRVPLPTYAFSRQSYWVYPEAAPSGTNASVTATSGTQASGISVPFSSIPEQRQTGSRHARPKVTAAYRAPEGSIEQQLVEILERELHIQPVGADDNFFELGGHSLLATQVLDRIRQALGVQLSIENIFLHPTVSGMAQVLENTSGGTRKEQSIVSLFQEIAAMSSGEIVSSLADDKLKPSGGKG is encoded by the coding sequence ATGAGTCATCCTGAGTATCCTTATAACGGAAATGAAATTGCGGTCATCGGCATGGCGGGAAGGTTCCCTCAGTCCGAGAACCTGGAGGCCTTCTGGAGGAATCTGACCGAGGGAAAAGAGTGTATTTCCCATTACTCCAGCCGGGAACTGGAGGAGGCGGGCATTGACCCCGGAATACTGAGTCAGCCGAATTATGTCCGGGCCAAAGGGGAAATCGGCCAGCTCGATGCATTCGATGCCGCTTTTTTCGGGATCAATCCCAAGGATGCGGAGCTTATGGACCCCCAACATCGGATGATGCTCGAATGTGCTTGGGAAGCGCTGGAGCATGCTGGCTACCAATCCTCGGAATGCGGAGGCTCCGTGGGCGTTTTTGCCGGAAAAAGCATGAGCTCATATCTGTTCCTGAACCTCTATCCTCATATTCAAAAAATGCTGGCCACCGGCAATTTGCAGGCAGCCATCGGCAATGACAAGGACAGTATGGCTACAACGATCTCCTATCGCCTGAACCTCAAAGGCCCGTCTATGGCGGTGCAGTCCTCGTCGTCCACCTCTCTGGTCTCCGTCTGCATGGCAGCACAGAGCCTGTTGACCTATCAATGTGACATGGCGCTGGCTGGTGGCATCACGGTTGGCCCGCCTGAACGTGCAGGCTACCTGTTTGAGCCTGGAGGAATTATGTCGGCGGATGGGCACTGCCGAGCTTTTGACGAGAACAGCAGCGGATTTGTTCCGGGCAACGGTTACGGTCTTGTCGTGCTGAAACGGCTGGATGAAGCGATCCGCGACAAGGATCATATCTGGTCTGTCATCAAGGGGTTTGCCGTCAACAATGACGGAGCGGATAAAATCAGCTATACCGCGCCAAGCGTAGGCGCACAATCCGAAGTCATCGCTTCGGCCCAGGCGCTGGCAGAGGTTCACCCGCAGACAATCGGTTACGTTGAAGCGCATGGCACCGGCACCCGAATGGGAGATCCCATTGAAATAGAGGCGTTGACCCAAGCGTTCCGCCTTGGCACGAATCAGCGCGGGTATTGCCCAATCGGTTCGGTCAAAACGAACATAGGGCATCTGGATTCTGCCGCCGGCATTGCCGGATTCATCAAAGCGACGCTCATGCTGCACCACAAGCAAATTCCGCCGACGCTCAATTATGAGCGCCCTAATCCGGCGATTGACTTTGACGGCAGTCCTTTTTACGTAAATACAGGGCTTACGGATTGGCCCGAGCAAGCCTACCCGCGTCGCGCCGGAGTAAACTCGCTCGGTATGGGCGGCACCAATGCCCACGTGGTCCTTGAAGAGGGTCCACGTATGTACAGTGCACCAGCCGCGCCGGGGTGGCATATTCTTCCAGTATCGGCGAAATCCGAGACCTCCCTGGCTGGTAATCTGTCCCGGCTGCAGCACTATTTACGCGAAGAGACGCAGACGAAATTAGCGGATGTAGCATATACACTGTCGGTTGGCCGGCAGGCTTTTGGGATCAGGGCGGCTGTGGTCTGCTCCACGCAGGAAGAAGCTGTCCTGGCAATGGAAGCGGCCGACCCGCAAGCGGTATACCAGGGAGAAAGTCCTTCCAGGAACCGTCCTGTGGTGTTTATGTTCACGGGGCAAGGCTCGCAATATATGGGGATGGCGGCAGGCCTATATGCTGCTGAGCCGGTATTTCGCGAGTATTACGACCGCTGCGCAGTGCAGATCCAAAGCCTGACGGGGATGGATATCAAGCTATTGATGCAATCCGTTAACAATCACCCGCAAATACTGGATGTGAACGAGACCGCGCTTACCCAGCCGCTGTTATTTGCTGTTGAGTACGCAATGACCCAGCTCCTGATCAGCCGGGGACTTCGTCCACAGGCCATGATCGGCCATAGTCTGGGAGAGTACGCCGCAGCCGCAATCGCAGGTGTGTTCCGTCTCGAAGATGCCGTTATGCTGGTCTGCCGCAGGGCAGAGTGGATGTCCCGGACCGAAAGAGGAGCGATGCTGGCAGTTGGGCTCAGCCGTGAGGCAGTAAACGGATATCTACAAGAGAGAATTACGCTGGCAGCGGTCAACAGCCCAAGTCTATGCGTGTTGTCGGGAGAAGAAGCCGCCATTGCCGGACTGGAACAGCGGCTGACGGAAGAAGGGGTTTTTAATAAAAAACTATCCACCTCTCACGCCTTCCATTCGCCGCTGATGCAGCCGATGGCCGCCGCTTACCGTGAGTTGTTGATGCAGGTGGAATTAAAGGAACCCTCTGTTCCAATAATGTCCTGTCTTACCGGTACCTGGCTGAAGGCAGAGGAGGCTATCGATCCCGAGTACTGGACACGGCATATTCTCGACCCGGTTGTCTTTATGGATGGACTTGGGGCCCTGCTGCGCGAAGGAAACCGGTTGTTTGTGGAATTAGGACCAGGCTCCACATTATGTGGTCTGGGGCGGCAGAACCCGGCAGCGGCTGAAGACAGTGTGTGGGTGCCCGCCTTGCGTTCTGTCCACGGACAGGACGAGGACACGCGGGTGTTGGCACAGGCTATAGCCAACCTATGGGTATGTGGTGCAGATCTGGACTGGGGGCTTTATTTCGGAAATGAGACGTGCCGGCGGGTTCCGTTGCCAACGTATGCGTTCTCCCGGCAGAGCTACTGGGTATATCCCGAAGCTGCCCCGTCCGGCACAAATGCCTCGGTTACGGCTACGTCAGGGACACAAGCATCCGGGATATCCGTGCCGTTCAGTTCCATTCCCGAGCAACGTCAAACCGGATCACGCCATGCCCGCCCCAAGGTAACGGCAGCGTACCGTGCGCCGGAGGGGAGCATTGAGCAACAGCTTGTGGAGATTTTGGAACGGGAGCTTCATATTCAACCGGTGGGTGCGGATGATAACTTTTTCGAGCTGGGAGGTCATTCGCTGCTGGCCACCCAGGTACTTGACCGGATTCGGCAAGCTTTGGGCGTACAACTGTCCATCGAGAACATCTTTCTGCACCCGACCGTAAGCGGAATGGCTCAAGTGCTGGAGAACACCTCCGGAGGGACCCGCAAAGAGCAATCCATTGTAAGTTTGTTCCAGGAAATAGCTGCTATGAGCAGTGGCGAAATCGTCAGCAGCCTTGCAGATGACAAACTCAAACCGAGCGGAGGGAAGGGGTAA